A genomic window from Thermocrinis sp. includes:
- a CDS encoding PstS family phosphate ABC transporter substrate-binding protein: MRKTLLLSAVFSVGLLSGAKAQEPVIKIDGSSTVYPITEAVAEEFQKAKKGAVKVTVGISGTGGGFKKFCRGETDISNASRPILKKEMEECAKNGVRYIELPVAYDGLAVVVNPKNNWATCMTVEQLKEIWKPESQGKTFKWKDFDPKWPDTEIKLCGPGSDSGTFDYFTEAIVGKAKSSRGDYLASEDDNVLVQFASREKGALCYFGLAYVEENKGKIKAIQIKNPKTGECVAPSLETVRSGKYQPLSRPLFIYVNVKALERPEVKEFVDFYIKNAEKLSRQVGYIPLPSKFYPEIAKRAEQRKVGTVFGGEPEVGLTIEELVKRELKE, from the coding sequence ATGAGAAAGACTCTTCTTTTGAGCGCGGTTTTTTCGGTTGGGCTGCTTTCTGGTGCAAAGGCCCAAGAGCCCGTCATAAAGATTGATGGCTCTTCCACCGTCTATCCTATAACGGAAGCGGTAGCAGAAGAGTTTCAAAAGGCTAAAAAGGGTGCGGTAAAGGTAACAGTTGGTATTTCCGGAACGGGAGGCGGCTTTAAGAAGTTCTGCAGAGGAGAAACAGACATAAGCAACGCATCCAGACCCATACTAAAGAAGGAGATGGAAGAATGCGCAAAGAACGGAGTAAGGTATATAGAGCTTCCCGTAGCTTACGACGGTCTGGCGGTGGTGGTAAATCCGAAGAACAACTGGGCAACATGCATGACCGTGGAACAGCTCAAAGAAATCTGGAAGCCCGAATCTCAGGGTAAAACCTTCAAGTGGAAAGATTTTGACCCCAAATGGCCAGACACAGAAATAAAGCTCTGCGGACCGGGTTCGGACTCTGGAACCTTTGACTACTTTACTGAAGCTATAGTGGGTAAGGCAAAGTCTAGCAGAGGAGATTACTTGGCTTCCGAAGATGACAACGTGTTGGTTCAGTTTGCTTCCAGAGAAAAAGGAGCCCTTTGCTACTTTGGCTTGGCTTATGTTGAGGAAAACAAAGGAAAAATAAAGGCTATTCAAATCAAGAACCCCAAAACTGGTGAGTGTGTGGCACCCAGCCTTGAAACAGTAAGGAGCGGTAAGTATCAACCACTCTCCAGACCACTGTTTATATATGTTAATGTCAAGGCTTTGGAAAGACCGGAAGTTAAAGAATTCGTAGATTTCTACATAAAGAATGCGGAAAAACTCTCCAGACAGGTAGGATACATACCTCTGCCATCAAAGTTCTATCCAGAAATTGCAAAGAGGGCTGAACAAAGAAAAGTGGGAACTGTGTTTGGTGGTGAGCCAGAAGTAGGGCTTACCATAGAAGAGCTCGTAAAGAGAGAGCTGAAGGAGTGA
- the pstC gene encoding phosphate ABC transporter permease subunit PstC: MLSRLPLSVKKRLDTVFHLFFFSMGLVTIVVTFLIVLALVLDAVKFFLHEEAGGFPKSLIRFFTETQWTPTFYDKQIGILPLINGTFMIAFISGLISIPMGLLIAAYLSEFASFKTREFIKPWLDFMEAVPTVVYGYFALLVVTPVLQRFLSLFGIEMEGMNALSPGIVLGFMILPFTASMVEDAFKGVPAYLREASYALGANKVTTFFRVVLPAAKSGVLAAYLLGISRALGETMVVAVAAGMYPNLTLNPLEPIQTITGYIVQVALGDLPFNSFEYLSIFAAGIFLFIVTLFFNLLAVYFKSKVKGY; encoded by the coding sequence ATGCTATCCCGATTGCCCCTTAGCGTAAAGAAAAGACTTGATACTGTTTTTCACCTTTTCTTTTTCTCAATGGGATTGGTAACCATAGTGGTTACATTTCTCATAGTGCTTGCGCTTGTTTTAGATGCTGTTAAGTTTTTCTTGCACGAAGAGGCGGGCGGATTTCCTAAGTCTCTTATAAGATTCTTTACAGAAACCCAATGGACTCCCACCTTTTACGACAAACAGATAGGTATTCTTCCCCTCATTAACGGGACGTTTATGATAGCCTTTATATCCGGTCTAATAAGCATACCTATGGGTCTATTAATAGCAGCCTATTTGAGCGAATTTGCCAGCTTTAAAACCAGAGAGTTTATAAAGCCCTGGCTTGACTTTATGGAAGCGGTGCCTACTGTGGTTTATGGCTACTTTGCCCTTTTGGTGGTGACCCCCGTCCTTCAAAGATTTTTATCTCTCTTTGGTATAGAAATGGAGGGGATGAACGCCCTCTCTCCTGGCATAGTTCTCGGTTTTATGATCCTGCCCTTTACTGCCTCTATGGTGGAGGATGCCTTTAAGGGAGTTCCAGCTTATCTGAGAGAAGCAAGCTATGCCCTTGGTGCCAACAAAGTGACAACTTTTTTCAGAGTGGTTCTCCCAGCTGCCAAATCGGGGGTTTTAGCTGCCTATCTACTTGGTATATCAAGGGCTTTGGGGGAGACTATGGTGGTTGCCGTTGCTGCTGGAATGTATCCCAATTTAACCTTAAACCCCCTTGAACCCATTCAAACCATAACTGGATACATAGTTCAGGTAGCCCTCGGAGACCTTCCATTCAACTCCTTTGAATACCTGTCCATATTTGCTGCAGGTATATTCCTTTTCATTGTAACCCTCTTCTTCAACCTTTTGGCGGTGTATTTCAAAAGCAAAGTAAAGGGGTATTGA